In the genome of Cynocephalus volans isolate mCynVol1 chromosome 10, mCynVol1.pri, whole genome shotgun sequence, the window CATCCAGGTACAGAGCAAAGGCATCTCCTATACAGGGTGCTTCACTCAGATGTATTTTATGATGATGTTTTCTGGGCTGGATAACTTCCTTCTGactgtgatggcctatgaccggtaCGTGGCCATCTGTCACCCCCTGCACTATACGGTCATCATGAACCCCCACCTCTGCGTCCTGTTTGTTCTGATGTCTTGGTTCATCATTTTCTGGGTCGCCCTGGTTCACATTCTACTGATGTTGAGGCTGAACTTCTCTCCAGGCACTGAGATTCCACATTTCTTCTGTGACTTTGCTGAGCTACTCAAAGTGGCCCACTCTGATACCCTCATCAATTACGTCTTCTTGTATGTGGCAACTTCACTGGTGGGTGTGTTTCCCGTCACAGGGATCCTCTTCTCTTACTCTAGGATTGTCTCCTCCTTAATGCAAATGTCCTCCACTGCAGGCAAGTATAAAGCATTTTCTACCTGTGGCTCTCACCTCTCCGTGGTTTCCTTGTTTTGTGGAACTGGGCTTGGGGTCTACCTGACTTCTGCTGTGACCCATTCTTCCCAGAGAAGCTCAATTGCCTCGGCGATGTACACTGTGGTCACCCCCATGctgaaccccttcatctacagcctgaggaacaaggaTGTGAAGGGGGCCCTGGGAAGACTCCTCAGCAGAGCAGGCTCTTGTCTGTGAAGCATCACTGATCTCAGAACTAAGCTGTCATTCTGGGCCCCAGAACGAGAtgttatgtatttaaattttctggCTGTTGCTCTCTCCTAAAACACATGCTGCATTTCTATTTTAAGCACTTCTACTCTgctctttgtttttctattacttCCTCCTCAGCAACTCCCTTGGTGACTCTTTTTGCATATTTACCCAATACAGTgtcctaaaattttcatttttggtcAGTTTTCGTACAGCCTTGTCTAAGAATTCTAACTTGAGATTTAAAGTCTTTTTCATACCAAGTGCTGATGTGGTCTCTCCTAATCATCTTCTGAAACGTTGGTATTTGTTACCTTAGTTGTGGTCTTGTTTTTCCCtggaaagaaatggaataaaaattagaTATTAGTTAAGGCAAAGTGCTTATCATATCAGGACGGTCCTTGTTACTTTACATGTGTGACTGTACTTAATCCCGAAAAtgctttttgaaatgttttctatcATTCTGCAGGTTTTATAAAGGAAGGAACTGAGATGGATATGGACTATGCTTTGACTATACCTGGCAACCTGGCAGTGAGCCCACATTTCTCATTTTGCCGTGTTATTATTTCCTGAAAACACTGATGGGATTTTCAGCTTCACATTGGCAATCTAGGTCTGTGAGCTGGTTTGGTCAGATGATTTCTAGTAATGCACAGCCTAGAAGAACTCTGAgatctttcttcattctttgtgGTCCTTCATTCTCTATGTTCCTtcattccctcctttcttccttcccacattctctccttccttctttcctttctccttctgtttGCCCTTTATTTCCCACGATTGCAATTTTAAGATGTATACCAAGAtcttaaaatgtataataattaaATCAATAGAATAAGCATTGTTCTCTTAcatagtttaattttttcctgagaCTTTCTAAAGGTTTCTTCAAGAATGGACGTTAAACACTTGTGGAATGTTTTCAGACTGTGGttcacattttttattgtggtgaacatatgtaacataagaatttccatttttaggAGTTTTAAACATACATTTGCATGGAATTAATTGTATTCACAATGCTGTGGAACCTCTACTTCCAAAGTTTTTTGCCATTCGAACatgaactctgtacccattaaacaataacttatTATTCCTTCCCTGTTTTTCttgtaacctctaatctacttctgtctctgaaaattCTTTTGTATACGATCTTGTTCACTTTTGGAGAAGGACGTTGATAGAGTTGCACCTGCAGTGAATGTCAGGTGAGTAGATGCTGTCAGGGTTCAACCCCCATTCCCTGGGATCCTCTCATCATCTCCTTTCACACCATCCTGTGGCCAGTGGTCTGCACTAGCTGGAACCTACTGTGCCAATTGCCTGGTGGCAGAAGTGACATGGAGTTAAGCCCCATCAGGTACTCTCTCGATGGAAAGACAAGGGATATAC includes:
- the LOC134387986 gene encoding olfactory receptor 7D4-like, giving the protein MEAENHTEISEFLLLGFSEDPELQALLFGLFLSMYLVTLLGNLLIILAIISDSHLHTPMYFFLCNLSFADICFTSTTVPKMLVNIQVQSKGISYTGCFTQMYFMMMFSGLDNFLLTVMAYDRYVAICHPLHYTVIMNPHLCVLFVLMSWFIIFWVALVHILLMLRLNFSPGTEIPHFFCDFAELLKVAHSDTLINYVFLYVATSLVGVFPVTGILFSYSRIVSSLMQMSSTAGKYKAFSTCGSHLSVVSLFCGTGLGVYLTSAVTHSSQRSSIASAMYTVVTPMLNPFIYSLRNKDVKGALGRLLSRAGSCL